One window of the Alicyclobacillus vulcanalis genome contains the following:
- a CDS encoding helix-turn-helix domain-containing protein: MVGDALDYKESLGKRLRLARQRARYKQKDAAKAVGVHFSTMAKYEAGIREPDFETITKLARLYGVSTEYLMTGEASSSENEIEPMQLSVLGNYVRIPILKSMRAGDDLALLEKFATEFLFVDSSALSGYRGFAIEAQDTRMLGDHILPGDILIIKANHEPALSDICYVSVRGENGILGRVRCFEHLCCIYFSNPQFDAIICRDIDVDVLGIVTEVRRKIHK, from the coding sequence GTGGTGGGGGATGCATTGGACTACAAAGAGTCTTTGGGGAAGCGTCTTCGTTTAGCGCGACAACGCGCAAGGTATAAGCAAAAGGACGCCGCCAAAGCGGTTGGAGTCCATTTTAGCACGATGGCCAAGTACGAGGCCGGTATCCGTGAGCCTGACTTCGAAACGATCACCAAGCTTGCCCGGTTATATGGCGTGTCTACGGAATACCTCATGACTGGAGAGGCCTCCTCTTCGGAGAACGAAATCGAACCCATGCAGCTCAGTGTGCTTGGCAACTATGTGCGTATCCCGATTTTGAAATCGATGCGGGCAGGTGATGATCTCGCTCTTCTCGAGAAATTTGCCACTGAATTCCTTTTTGTCGACTCTTCTGCATTATCTGGGTATCGTGGCTTTGCAATTGAAGCCCAAGATACACGCATGCTCGGCGACCATATCCTCCCCGGAGATATTCTGATCATCAAAGCGAATCACGAACCCGCTCTGTCAGATATCTGTTATGTCTCTGTCAGGGGCGAAAATGGTATCCTCGGTCGGGTTCGATGTTTCGAGCATCTCTGTTGTATCTACTTCAGCAATCCGCAATTTGACGCGATTATCTGTCGCGATATCGACGTTGATGTCCTTGGCATCGTAACAGAGGTCCGGCGTAAAATTCACAAGTGA
- a CDS encoding helix-turn-helix domain-containing protein gives MNSVVERIEKLRASRGVMKRQISLVCGKNASWYSKILSGERRLTIDDLEKISEYFGVRPCYFFSSIEDE, from the coding sequence ATGAACTCTGTAGTAGAGCGAATCGAAAAACTTCGTGCTTCTAGAGGGGTTATGAAACGTCAAATCTCCTTGGTTTGTGGGAAGAACGCAAGCTGGTACTCGAAGATTCTTTCGGGAGAAAGACGATTGACTATCGACGATCTAGAAAAAATTTCAGAATACTTCGGTGTTCGTCCTTGCTATTTCTTTTCGTCAATTGAAGACGAATAG